The Hemiscyllium ocellatum isolate sHemOce1 chromosome 7, sHemOce1.pat.X.cur, whole genome shotgun sequence genome window below encodes:
- the LOC132817580 gene encoding alpha-aspartyl dipeptidase-like has translation MKRRALLVSNSTMYGGSYLEHCQEQIVNFFGDKVKRILFIPYALHDRDAYAKKARCKFESLGYGLDSIHEVPDPVGAVQKAQGIFVGGGNTFRLLKVLYDNKLVSEIHRRVFQETRAKRIEQYHEEPDTPPVMGLREGSMLLVEGDKATLLGTTGARLFIRGEKATEHDPGADFSFLLTDSH, from the exons ATGAAACGCAGGGCGTTACTGGTTTCAAACTCAACAATGTATGGAGGCAGCTACCTGGAACATTGCCAGGAACAAATAGTCAATTTTTTTGGCGA CAAAGTGAAGAGAATTTTATTTATCCCGTATGCTTTGCATGACAGAGATGCATATGCCAAGAAAGCACGGTGTAAATTTGAAAGTCTGG GTTATGGATTGGACAGTATTCACGAAGTTCCAGATCCTGTGGGAGCAGTACAGAAAGCACAAGGAATCTTTGTGG GTGGTGGGAACACATTTCGCCTGCTGAAAGTTCTGTACGACAACAAACTGGTTTCGGAGATACACAGGAGAGTCTTCCAG GAAACACGGGCAAAGCGCATTGAACAATACCATGAGGAACCTGATACACCACCAGTCATG GGTTTGCGAGAGGGTTCCATGCTCCTGGTCGAAGGTGATAAGGCCACACTGTTAGGAACCACTGGTGCTCGCTTGTTCATCCG GGGAGAGAAAGCCACGGAGCATGACCCTGGAGCAGACTTCAGCTTCCTTCTGACAGACTCTCACTGA